From Polynucleobacter sp. JS-JIR-II-b4, a single genomic window includes:
- the accC gene encoding acetyl-CoA carboxylase biotin carboxylase subunit — translation MFDKILIANRGEIALRIQRACRELGIKTVVVYSTADKEAKYVKLADEAVCIGPAPSPLSYLNMPAIISAAEVTDAEAIHPGYGFLSENADFAERVEKSGFAFIGPTAASIRLMGDKVSAKRAMIKAGVPCVPGSEGALPDNPKEIIMTAKKVGYPVIIKAAGGGGGRGMRVVHTEAALINAVNMTREEAGRAFGNPEVYMEKFLEKPRHVEIQILADTHGNAIWLGERDCSMQRRHQKVIEEAPAPGIDRRLIAKIGERCAEACRKIGYRGAGTFEFLYEDGEFFFIEMNTRVQVEHPVTEMITGVDIVQEQIRIAAGLKLSYRQKDIVFRGHAIECRLNAEDPFKFTPSPGKIGSFHMPGGPGIRVDSHAYSGYVVPSNYDSMIGKLISYGNTREQAIRRMQIALSEMVIDGITTNVPLHRELMLDPNFIEGGTSIHYLEHRLEEQAASRGKS, via the coding sequence ATGTTCGATAAGATTCTGATTGCCAATCGGGGAGAAATTGCTCTCCGTATCCAACGCGCATGCCGCGAGTTGGGAATTAAAACTGTGGTGGTGTACTCCACCGCAGATAAAGAGGCTAAATATGTAAAGCTTGCCGATGAAGCCGTTTGTATCGGGCCAGCGCCATCTCCGCTCAGCTATCTGAATATGCCAGCGATTATTTCTGCAGCCGAAGTTACCGATGCAGAGGCAATCCATCCTGGTTATGGCTTCCTTTCTGAAAATGCAGACTTTGCAGAGCGGGTTGAGAAATCTGGCTTTGCCTTTATTGGTCCCACTGCTGCATCCATTCGCTTGATGGGTGATAAGGTTTCTGCAAAACGCGCCATGATTAAAGCTGGCGTGCCTTGCGTACCTGGATCAGAGGGAGCACTTCCTGATAATCCAAAAGAAATTATTATGACAGCAAAAAAAGTGGGGTATCCGGTAATTATTAAAGCTGCCGGTGGTGGTGGTGGTCGCGGTATGCGTGTGGTTCACACTGAGGCAGCCCTCATCAATGCAGTCAATATGACCCGGGAAGAAGCTGGTCGTGCTTTTGGTAATCCAGAAGTCTATATGGAGAAGTTTTTAGAAAAACCTCGCCACGTTGAGATTCAGATTCTCGCTGACACCCATGGCAATGCCATTTGGTTAGGCGAGCGCGATTGCTCTATGCAACGTCGCCACCAAAAAGTCATTGAAGAAGCACCGGCACCAGGTATTGATCGTCGTCTTATCGCCAAAATTGGCGAGCGTTGCGCAGAAGCCTGTCGCAAGATTGGCTATCGTGGCGCCGGTACCTTTGAGTTTCTCTACGAAGATGGTGAATTCTTCTTCATTGAGATGAATACCCGTGTTCAGGTGGAACATCCGGTGACAGAAATGATTACTGGTGTGGATATTGTTCAAGAGCAGATCCGCATTGCAGCCGGTCTGAAACTCAGCTATCGCCAAAAAGATATTGTTTTCCGTGGTCACGCCATTGAGTGCCGCTTGAATGCCGAAGATCCATTCAAGTTCACCCCGAGCCCTGGCAAAATTGGTTCATTCCACATGCCTGGTGGCCCCGGTATTCGGGTTGACTCACATGCCTACAGTGGTTACGTGGTTCCATCAAACTATGACTCCATGATTGGTAAGCTGATTTCTTACGGCAATACTCGTGAGCAAGCCATTCGCCGTATGCAAATTGCGCTTTCAGAGATGGTGATTGACGGTATTACAACTAACGTTCCGCTCCACCGTGAACTCATGCTGGATCCAAACTTCATTGAAGGCGGCACTAGCATTCACTACTTAGAGCATCGCCTAGAAGAGCAAGCTGCAAGTCGCGGTAAATCCTAA
- the accB gene encoding acetyl-CoA carboxylase biotin carboxyl carrier protein, whose product MDLRKLKTLIDLVSESGISELEVNEGEDRVRIVNAGSPAPAGQMVYTNPAPAMQAAPAASAPVATAPIAEAPAAETGSIARSPMVGTFYRAPNPESPNFVNIGDTVKVGQTLCIIEAMKLLNEIESEHAGVIKEILCENGQGVEFDQPLFIIA is encoded by the coding sequence ATGGATCTGAGAAAACTAAAAACCTTGATCGACCTAGTTTCTGAATCAGGCATTTCAGAGTTAGAGGTAAATGAAGGCGAAGATCGTGTTCGCATTGTGAACGCCGGATCTCCTGCGCCCGCTGGCCAAATGGTTTACACCAATCCAGCACCTGCGATGCAAGCCGCACCAGCAGCTAGTGCACCTGTTGCAACAGCTCCTATCGCTGAAGCTCCCGCAGCTGAAACTGGCTCTATTGCTCGCTCACCAATGGTTGGCACTTTCTACCGCGCCCCAAATCCAGAGTCTCCGAACTTCGTCAACATTGGCGACACTGTCAAGGTGGGTCAAACGCTTTGCATTATTGAAGCAATGAAGCTACTCAATGAAATCGAATCCGAGCACGCTGGTGTGATCAAAGAAATTCTTTGTGAAAACGGTCAAGGTGTTGAATTTGACCAGCCACTTTTCATCATCGCTTAA
- the aroQ gene encoding type II 3-dehydroquinate dehydratase — MSKKASILVIQGPNLNLLGTREPDVYGKTTLEDIHQRLGELAKAHSVDLDTFQSNHEGELIDRIQKAKQDGVDFIIINPGAFTHTSVALRDVLAGVAIPFTEVHLSNIHQREEFRKHSYLSDIATGVICGLGAIGYELALQAAIARLQK, encoded by the coding sequence ATGTCGAAAAAAGCTTCAATTCTCGTAATTCAAGGCCCAAACCTAAATCTATTAGGCACCCGTGAACCCGATGTTTACGGAAAAACTACCCTAGAAGATATCCACCAAAGGCTCGGCGAACTGGCAAAAGCGCATTCCGTTGATCTCGATACCTTTCAAAGCAATCATGAAGGCGAGTTAATTGACCGCATTCAAAAAGCTAAACAAGATGGAGTTGATTTCATCATCATCAACCCAGGCGCCTTCACCCACACAAGCGTCGCCTTGCGCGATGTTTTGGCTGGAGTAGCGATTCCCTTTACCGAAGTTCATTTATCCAACATTCATCAGCGCGAAGAATTCCGTAAACATTCCTATTTGTCCGATATTGCGACTGGGGTGATTTGCGGTCTTGGCGCGATTGGCTATGAATTAGCCCTTCAAGCAGCTATTGCTCGCTTGCAGAAATAA
- a CDS encoding TlpA disulfide reductase family protein has translation MNRRQLIIIVAISLLALLGGVLTSQWIYKTGLASDPAVKAFFANSWQTPDGKTVNTQDWQGKVLVVNFWASWCPPCVEEMPALDKLQQEFLQQNVLFVGIGIDSPSNIREFLSKTPVSYPIVIGGLEGSNLSKQLRNSQGALPYTIIINAKGKASYSKLGKISEDDIRSAIKSAL, from the coding sequence ATGAACCGCAGACAATTGATCATCATCGTCGCAATTAGTCTTTTGGCACTCCTTGGGGGCGTACTCACCTCCCAGTGGATTTATAAAACTGGTTTGGCCAGCGATCCTGCTGTGAAAGCATTTTTTGCCAATTCCTGGCAAACACCGGATGGAAAAACAGTCAATACCCAAGATTGGCAAGGAAAAGTGCTGGTGGTGAACTTTTGGGCCTCCTGGTGCCCACCATGTGTCGAAGAAATGCCTGCTTTAGATAAGCTTCAGCAAGAGTTCTTGCAGCAAAATGTCTTATTTGTCGGTATTGGCATCGATTCGCCCTCTAATATTCGTGAATTTCTTTCAAAAACTCCAGTAAGTTATCCAATTGTGATTGGCGGTCTTGAAGGCAGTAATCTTTCTAAGCAACTACGAAATTCCCAAGGCGCCCTTCCTTACACCATCATCATCAATGCCAAGGGTAAGGCTAGCTATAGCAAATTAGGCAAGATAAGCGAAGATGACATCAGAAGTGCAATTAAATCTGCTTTATAG
- the mpl gene encoding UDP-N-acetylmuramate:L-alanyl-gamma-D-glutamyl-meso-diaminopimelate ligase: MHIHILGICGTFMGGIAAIARQAGHRVTGCDANVYPPMSTQLEAQGIELIEGFSPEQLSQFETMPDLFVIGNVVSRGNPLMEAILNQGLPYISGPQWLGEQVLYGRHVLAVAGTHGKTTTSAMLTWILEFNGYKPGYLIGGVPLNFTVSARLGESKYFVIEADEYDTAFFDKRSKFVHYRPRTALLNNLEFDHADIFADLAAIETQFHHLVRTVPGDGLLVVNGEEPALASVITRGAWAPVERFGQELTNEWSLIAQEADGFIVRQAGKEVATVKWAPDSGVMGRHNQLNALAAIACANHIGISPADGARALAEFKNVKRRLETIGVANDITVYDDFAHHPTAITTTVDGLRRRVGKERILAVLEPRSNTMKLGVMKAQLPGSLEAADKVFAYGANAGKESLGWDLADVLSPLNKQEQGKAHAFDDLEALVKAVAHEAKPGDHILVMSNGGFGGVHQKILKAISAQ; the protein is encoded by the coding sequence ATGCATATACATATCTTGGGCATTTGCGGTACTTTCATGGGCGGCATTGCCGCAATCGCGAGGCAGGCTGGGCATCGCGTTACTGGTTGCGATGCCAACGTCTATCCCCCCATGAGTACGCAGCTTGAAGCTCAAGGCATCGAACTGATTGAGGGATTCTCACCTGAGCAATTATCTCAGTTTGAGACCATGCCCGATTTATTTGTGATTGGCAATGTGGTTTCTCGCGGTAATCCATTGATGGAAGCAATTCTCAATCAAGGGCTACCCTATATCTCAGGCCCGCAATGGTTAGGCGAACAAGTTTTATATGGACGACATGTTTTGGCCGTAGCGGGTACGCATGGCAAGACAACTACTTCAGCTATGTTGACTTGGATTTTGGAATTCAATGGTTACAAGCCGGGTTATCTCATTGGTGGCGTGCCTCTGAATTTCACAGTGTCTGCACGTTTAGGCGAAAGTAAATATTTTGTTATTGAAGCTGATGAATATGACACTGCTTTCTTTGATAAGCGCAGTAAGTTTGTGCACTATCGACCACGTACTGCCCTATTGAATAACTTAGAGTTTGATCACGCTGATATTTTTGCTGATCTTGCGGCAATCGAAACGCAATTTCACCATTTAGTGCGCACTGTTCCTGGTGATGGTTTACTGGTTGTAAATGGTGAGGAGCCTGCATTGGCGAGTGTGATCACGCGTGGCGCTTGGGCGCCTGTAGAGCGGTTCGGGCAAGAACTCACAAACGAATGGTCTTTGATTGCTCAAGAGGCTGATGGCTTCATCGTGCGCCAGGCAGGTAAGGAAGTAGCCACTGTGAAGTGGGCCCCTGATTCTGGTGTGATGGGTAGACACAATCAACTCAATGCACTTGCAGCGATTGCTTGCGCAAATCATATTGGCATCTCTCCAGCAGATGGTGCACGTGCGTTGGCGGAATTTAAGAATGTCAAGCGTCGCTTGGAAACGATTGGTGTTGCAAATGACATCACGGTCTATGATGATTTTGCCCACCATCCAACCGCAATCACGACTACAGTTGATGGTCTTCGTCGCCGTGTTGGTAAAGAACGCATCTTGGCGGTGCTTGAGCCACGTTCAAATACGATGAAGCTCGGTGTGATGAAAGCTCAACTGCCTGGAAGTCTAGAGGCTGCTGACAAAGTGTTTGCCTATGGCGCTAATGCCGGCAAGGAATCATTGGGCTGGGATTTGGCAGATGTCTTATCTCCACTCAATAAGCAAGAACAGGGTAAAGCACATGCCTTTGATGATCTTGAGGCATTAGTGAAGGCGGTTGCCCATGAGGCTAAGCCTGGCGATCACATTTTGGTAATGAGCAATGGCGGGTTTGGTGGCGTGCACCAGAAAATATTAAAAGCCATTTCAGCGCAGTAA
- a CDS encoding beta-ketoacyl-ACP reductase produces the protein MGDRLKDKVAIITGAAKGIGFATAQRFAEEGAKVIITDIGLEAVNSAAEKTPNAEGYAMNVTDRASIQSVVDQVMQKHGRIDILINNAGITQDARLIKMTEAQFDTVIDVNLKGVFNCTQLIVPHMLEAGSGSVVNASSVVGLYGNFGQTNYSATKFGVIGFTKTWARELGPKGIRVNAVCPGFIATEMVMAMPANIVQDIEKRSWLGRLGTPAEMANVYLFLASDEASYVNGVALEASGGISL, from the coding sequence ATGGGCGATAGATTAAAAGATAAAGTAGCCATCATTACCGGCGCGGCAAAGGGTATTGGTTTTGCTACTGCTCAGCGTTTTGCAGAAGAAGGCGCAAAAGTCATCATTACAGATATTGGCCTGGAGGCTGTTAATAGCGCGGCTGAAAAAACGCCTAATGCTGAAGGCTATGCCATGAATGTCACCGATCGCGCTAGCATTCAGTCTGTTGTAGATCAGGTAATGCAAAAGCATGGGCGGATTGATATCTTGATCAATAACGCGGGCATTACTCAAGATGCACGCTTAATTAAGATGACCGAAGCACAGTTTGATACTGTGATTGATGTCAATCTGAAGGGTGTATTTAATTGCACTCAGTTAATCGTGCCGCATATGCTGGAAGCTGGCTCTGGCTCAGTGGTCAACGCTTCAAGCGTAGTGGGTCTCTATGGTAATTTCGGCCAAACCAATTACTCAGCTACTAAATTTGGTGTGATTGGTTTTACAAAAACATGGGCGCGTGAATTGGGGCCTAAAGGCATTCGAGTCAATGCGGTGTGCCCAGGTTTTATCGCCACTGAAATGGTCATGGCCATGCCAGCAAATATTGTGCAAGACATTGAAAAACGCAGTTGGCTTGGTCGTCTGGGTACCCCCGCTGAAATGGCAAATGTGTATTTATTCTTAGCGAGCGATGAGGCAAGCTATGTCAATGGAGTGGCATTAGAGGCCAGCGGCGGGATCTCGCTCTAA
- a CDS encoding ribonuclease catalytic domain-containing protein, with protein MNLLYEEGGDIKIATVQSASGAGDAESWQATSLSGKKIKLKAKEVWLRFEKPEAQIAMDEANTLTADIDLQFLWDCAPDEEFGLVDVAHEYFGSQASIPQQVALAIALQGAPVFFRRKGRGRFQRAPLEQLQAGLAALERKQKELEQQSIWQQELVAGAFPEPLKSSAKQLLFSPDKNTSAYKALIAACTETGESPAQLMIRCGAIDSPLAYHQGLFLKAHFPNGADHNLAIGVDQAAYAAAIAELPLAQVQAFSIDDSGTTEIDDALSVTVIEGGHRVGIHIAAPGLAITKDDPLDLVARNRMSTVYFPGDKITMLPDSVIEQFSLDEGMPRPALSIYVDIDAEGIANRASLQMRAEMVPMAANLRLENIEHLVSEESLLDEGSVYPYRKELATLWQAAKHLHAGRQEKRLANGLRAEQLGVTDPNALARDFHFQIQDVDGVQHVEITPRQRGSILDTIVAEWMIFCNSASGQLLADHGLPGLFRTQKGWGPLRTRMQTTPGPHEGLGLDYYAWCTSPLRRYSDLVNQWQLIALAKHGVTAKMVAPFPPRDATLMGIAADFESCYQAYGEFQDRLEKYWCLRWITQDGDSKTVHVRHLKEGMSRVELVPLHLPIPELATHPRMTRAEVVIADVDLLQLSAGVRVLEIEVKVDVPEKAVEQESSENSEEDASPD; from the coding sequence ATGAATCTTTTATACGAAGAAGGTGGCGATATTAAGATCGCCACAGTCCAGTCTGCTTCAGGGGCTGGCGATGCAGAGTCTTGGCAAGCCACTAGCCTTTCTGGAAAAAAAATCAAGCTCAAGGCCAAAGAGGTATGGCTGCGTTTTGAAAAGCCAGAAGCTCAAATAGCCATGGATGAAGCCAACACACTTACTGCTGATATTGATTTGCAGTTCCTTTGGGATTGCGCGCCTGATGAAGAGTTTGGCTTAGTTGATGTGGCGCATGAGTACTTTGGCTCACAAGCGAGCATTCCGCAGCAAGTTGCTCTAGCAATTGCCTTGCAAGGTGCGCCAGTATTTTTCCGTCGCAAGGGGCGTGGACGGTTTCAGAGAGCTCCACTAGAGCAGTTACAGGCTGGTTTAGCTGCTTTAGAGCGCAAGCAAAAAGAGCTCGAACAGCAATCCATTTGGCAGCAAGAGTTGGTTGCTGGCGCTTTCCCTGAGCCACTGAAGTCTTCAGCCAAGCAATTACTTTTCTCGCCCGATAAAAATACCTCCGCCTATAAGGCATTGATCGCAGCCTGCACTGAAACCGGGGAGTCTCCGGCGCAACTGATGATTCGTTGTGGCGCAATCGACTCTCCTTTGGCGTATCACCAGGGATTGTTTCTCAAAGCCCATTTCCCGAATGGTGCGGATCACAACCTTGCTATCGGAGTTGATCAAGCAGCATATGCAGCTGCTATTGCTGAGCTGCCGCTTGCTCAGGTACAAGCATTCTCCATTGATGATTCGGGCACTACAGAGATTGATGACGCTCTATCTGTTACGGTAATCGAGGGTGGGCATCGAGTAGGTATTCACATCGCTGCTCCTGGACTGGCCATTACAAAAGATGATCCACTAGATCTAGTCGCTCGCAATCGCATGTCCACGGTGTACTTCCCGGGTGACAAAATTACGATGTTGCCCGATTCAGTAATTGAGCAATTTTCATTAGATGAGGGTATGCCTAGACCAGCCTTATCAATCTATGTTGATATTGATGCTGAGGGCATTGCCAATCGAGCGAGCTTGCAGATGCGTGCCGAGATGGTGCCGATGGCTGCTAATTTGCGCCTGGAAAATATTGAGCATCTCGTGAGTGAAGAGAGTCTGCTGGACGAGGGTTCAGTCTACCCCTATCGCAAAGAGCTGGCGACTCTATGGCAAGCGGCTAAACATCTGCATGCAGGGCGTCAAGAGAAGCGCTTAGCAAATGGTTTGCGTGCTGAGCAGTTAGGTGTCACAGATCCAAATGCCCTAGCAAGAGACTTTCATTTCCAGATTCAAGACGTTGATGGGGTGCAGCATGTAGAAATCACCCCACGTCAACGAGGTTCTATTTTGGATACGATCGTTGCAGAGTGGATGATTTTCTGTAATAGCGCCTCAGGACAGCTTCTAGCAGATCATGGTCTTCCTGGATTATTCAGAACCCAAAAGGGTTGGGGTCCATTGCGTACCCGGATGCAAACCACTCCTGGACCTCATGAGGGTCTTGGTTTGGACTATTACGCCTGGTGTACATCTCCTTTACGTCGGTATTCTGATTTGGTAAATCAGTGGCAATTAATTGCGCTAGCAAAGCATGGCGTCACCGCCAAGATGGTTGCCCCATTCCCGCCGAGAGACGCTACCTTGATGGGTATTGCTGCTGACTTTGAATCTTGCTATCAAGCTTATGGCGAGTTCCAAGATCGCTTGGAAAAGTATTGGTGTTTACGTTGGATCACTCAAGACGGTGATTCGAAAACAGTGCATGTGCGCCATTTAAAAGAGGGTATGTCCAGAGTGGAGTTAGTACCTCTACATCTACCTATCCCTGAATTGGCAACCCATCCGCGCATGACCCGTGCGGAAGTGGTGATTGCAGATGTAGATTTGCTGCAGCTAAGTGCTGGTGTTCGTGTGTTGGAGATCGAAGTTAAGGTCGACGTTCCTGAAAAGGCTGTAGAGCAGGAGTCATCAGAAAATTCTGAAGAAGATGCTAGCCCAGATTAA
- a CDS encoding energy transducer TonB, which produces MLAQIKSLEFPCPERLAGALRYLRSAWNRYPFRFALCASILIHIVFLSFRWGVGEIQNRRLNTPLSVVLVNASNKTPPQKANKLAQADLQGGGKTETQDATAMHRARLGAEARLEVLEKQQKQMLAKLDEQRSRSGGRKSGDEQKITPQLNSLEAELAKRLQADGKEPRRKVLTGANTKAVTFAHYYDAMRQKIETYGSAFFPRANGRPLYGSLVIVVSVDNQGRITTNAQGKDGLSIGRSSGNPELDRQALAIVRASAPFGPFPSEMRNQIDVLDWISTFEFTRDGVDRLELRH; this is translated from the coding sequence ATGCTAGCCCAGATTAAATCGCTGGAATTTCCATGTCCTGAAAGGCTTGCTGGGGCCTTGCGTTACTTGCGCAGCGCCTGGAATCGCTACCCATTCCGATTTGCCTTGTGCGCTTCAATACTGATCCACATTGTTTTCTTATCTTTCCGTTGGGGTGTTGGAGAGATTCAGAACCGCAGACTCAATACGCCATTGAGCGTGGTTTTAGTAAACGCCAGCAATAAAACGCCACCTCAAAAAGCAAATAAGTTGGCGCAGGCTGATTTGCAGGGTGGCGGTAAAACAGAAACTCAAGATGCCACAGCAATGCACCGCGCCAGATTAGGTGCAGAAGCGCGACTAGAGGTTTTAGAAAAGCAGCAAAAACAAATGCTCGCTAAGCTAGATGAGCAGCGCAGTCGTTCAGGTGGTCGCAAGAGTGGCGACGAGCAAAAAATTACTCCCCAATTAAATTCTTTAGAGGCTGAGTTAGCTAAACGCTTACAGGCTGATGGTAAAGAGCCTAGACGTAAGGTATTGACTGGAGCTAATACCAAGGCAGTCACGTTTGCGCATTATTACGATGCGATGCGTCAGAAGATTGAAACTTACGGTAGTGCTTTTTTCCCAAGGGCGAATGGACGCCCTTTGTACGGTAGTCTAGTGATTGTCGTCAGCGTTGATAACCAAGGCAGAATCACTACAAATGCTCAAGGCAAGGATGGGCTCTCGATTGGCCGTAGTTCTGGCAATCCCGAGTTAGACCGCCAAGCGCTGGCAATTGTGAGAGCCTCTGCACCATTTGGTCCTTTTCCTTCAGAAATGCGTAATCAAATCGATGTCTTAGATTGGATCTCTACCTTTGAGTTCACACGTGATGGTGTGGATCGTCTAGAGCTGCGTCATTAA
- the aroE gene encoding shikimate dehydrogenase encodes MSSTDTASLHTDPSLFAGVDVYVVAGNPISHSKSPSIHQRFAEQAKQRMHYGRLQPEIGSFAQAAKAFFTAGGKGMNVTVPFKLDAQNLADVLTPRAQLAGAVNTLWKTEGKIFGDNTDGAGLVRDLLAQGIALHSARILLIGAGGAARGVIGPLLEQSPKSLIIANRSSAKADELVKLFADLAGSKEVALESRTLADLEDVAKTQHPFDLVINATAAGLTDESPLTPEAVANIFVPSSFAYDMVYGKTTAFMQQALQRGARVSDGLGMLVEQAADAFLLWRGAQLASAIDPRAVLAELRS; translated from the coding sequence ATGAGCTCTACTGATACCGCATCCCTTCACACCGATCCAAGCCTTTTTGCTGGCGTGGATGTTTATGTGGTTGCGGGTAATCCGATTTCTCACAGCAAGTCTCCCTCAATTCATCAACGGTTTGCAGAGCAAGCAAAGCAACGGATGCACTATGGCCGTCTTCAGCCTGAAATAGGCTCATTTGCTCAAGCAGCTAAAGCATTTTTTACTGCAGGCGGCAAAGGCATGAATGTAACGGTGCCTTTCAAGTTAGATGCTCAAAATTTGGCTGATGTATTAACACCGCGCGCTCAATTGGCGGGTGCCGTTAACACTTTGTGGAAGACGGAAGGCAAAATTTTTGGTGACAATACCGACGGTGCTGGTCTAGTGCGCGATTTACTGGCTCAAGGTATTGCACTGCATAGTGCTCGTATTTTATTGATCGGTGCTGGTGGGGCTGCACGGGGTGTAATAGGTCCTTTACTTGAGCAATCTCCTAAGTCCCTCATCATTGCCAATCGTTCCAGCGCAAAAGCGGATGAGTTGGTTAAGTTATTTGCAGATTTAGCCGGCTCTAAGGAGGTAGCACTGGAGTCGCGTACTTTGGCTGATTTGGAGGATGTTGCAAAAACTCAGCATCCATTTGACTTGGTCATTAATGCTACTGCTGCTGGTTTAACTGATGAGTCCCCATTGACACCCGAAGCGGTAGCTAATATTTTTGTGCCCAGCTCTTTCGCTTATGACATGGTCTACGGTAAAACTACTGCCTTCATGCAGCAGGCCTTACAACGAGGTGCTCGCGTAAGTGATGGCCTTGGAATGTTGGTTGAGCAAGCGGCTGATGCATTCTTGCTATGGCGGGGTGCGCAATTAGCAAGTGCAATTGACCCCCGCGCAGTCTTAGCAGAGTTACGTAGTTAA
- the mtgA gene encoding monofunctional biosynthetic peptidoglycan transglycosylase produces the protein MRWLLYPVKCLLAGFIAMQIFFALQIALWISLDPSSTAFQRAERWRLCTWHWTCPVQSHWVPYDKISNNLKRAVLVSEDDIFFQHKGVRVEDMQKAWQKNQQQNQQKTQAGNKSKIALRGGSTITQQLAKNLFLSSEQHYLRKGQELIITGLLELILSKQRLFEIYLNSVEWGEGIFGIGAASQHYFATSPATLDREQAAALASALPAPKCFDKQQYCRRGSINYSARQEFVLENMDRVALAPYPKSGSGK, from the coding sequence ATGCGCTGGCTTCTATATCCAGTGAAGTGTTTGCTCGCAGGGTTTATCGCCATGCAAATCTTTTTCGCCTTGCAGATTGCTTTGTGGATTAGCTTAGATCCCAGTAGCACTGCGTTTCAGAGGGCTGAGCGTTGGCGCTTATGCACTTGGCATTGGACCTGTCCAGTGCAATCCCATTGGGTGCCTTATGACAAGATCTCGAACAATCTCAAGCGCGCTGTTTTAGTCAGTGAAGACGATATCTTCTTTCAACACAAGGGTGTGCGAGTTGAAGATATGCAAAAAGCCTGGCAGAAAAATCAACAGCAGAATCAGCAAAAAACCCAAGCGGGCAATAAATCCAAAATAGCGTTACGGGGTGGATCTACTATTACCCAGCAATTAGCAAAAAATTTATTTCTTTCTTCGGAGCAACATTATTTGCGCAAGGGTCAGGAGCTCATCATTACGGGGCTTTTAGAGTTAATACTTTCTAAGCAGAGATTGTTTGAGATTTATCTTAATTCGGTAGAGTGGGGTGAGGGCATTTTTGGAATTGGCGCCGCCTCTCAGCATTATTTTGCTACAAGTCCAGCAACCCTAGATCGTGAGCAGGCTGCTGCTCTAGCTTCAGCACTGCCGGCCCCCAAGTGTTTTGACAAGCAGCAGTATTGCCGTCGAGGAAGTATTAACTATTCTGCTCGCCAAGAATTTGTCTTAGAAAACATGGATAGAGTTGCCTTGGCGCCTTACCCAAAGAGCGGTTCGGGTAAATAA
- the pyrF gene encoding orotidine-5'-phosphate decarboxylase, translating to MNSRSNTFNQQLQSAWASQGSMLCVGFDPDPKRLPPSLQGNTEGIYEFCREIADATADLVCAFKPQFAYFASQRAEAQLEKLIKHLKDKYPHIPVILDSKRGDIGSTADHYALEAFDRYGADAVTVNPYMGFDTIEPYLKHAGKGVIVLCRTSNPGGSDLQFLNVAPNGEPLYLHVAKLAAQQWNSSGQISLVVGATFPEEIAKVRAIVGDMPLLIPGIGAQGGDIDATVSAGKITGKPGTGMIINSSRAILYASSGADFAEAARVVAMSTRDALRAAANK from the coding sequence ATGAACTCTCGCTCAAATACCTTTAACCAGCAACTCCAGTCCGCATGGGCCTCCCAAGGCAGCATGCTGTGTGTTGGCTTTGACCCAGATCCGAAGCGCTTGCCCCCCTCCCTACAAGGGAATACCGAGGGCATCTATGAGTTCTGCCGAGAAATCGCTGATGCGACCGCGGATTTGGTCTGCGCCTTCAAGCCCCAATTTGCTTACTTTGCCTCCCAAAGAGCAGAGGCTCAGCTAGAAAAACTGATCAAGCACCTCAAAGATAAATATCCCCACATCCCAGTCATCCTGGATTCCAAGCGTGGAGATATCGGCAGTACTGCTGACCATTACGCTCTTGAGGCCTTTGATCGCTACGGCGCTGATGCTGTGACCGTGAACCCTTATATGGGCTTTGACACGATCGAGCCCTACCTAAAGCACGCAGGCAAAGGGGTTATTGTCCTGTGCCGCACATCCAACCCTGGAGGGTCAGATTTGCAGTTCTTGAATGTGGCGCCCAATGGCGAGCCTCTCTATCTGCATGTAGCCAAACTGGCTGCACAGCAGTGGAATAGTTCTGGTCAGATCAGCCTGGTAGTCGGCGCCACTTTCCCAGAAGAAATTGCTAAGGTACGCGCCATTGTTGGTGATATGCCCTTATTGATTCCAGGGATCGGCGCTCAAGGTGGTGATATTGATGCCACTGTCAGCGCGGGAAAAATAACCGGTAAACCAGGAACAGGGATGATCATCAATTCTTCCCGAGCGATTCTGTATGCCAGCTCAGGCGCTGATTTTGCAGAAGCGGCTAGAGTAGTTGCCATGAGTACTCGGGATGCACTTCGAGCTGCTGCAAACAAATAG